The nucleotide window GTCGAGATGATCCACTGTCTGTTGTATGACTTTATGAGCAAATAGTTCTAACGGTTACTATAGGTTCGTGACCACTCGTGTCCAGCATGTGGATTCGAAACAGACAGAGACGCAAACGCGGTCGTCAGACTCGAGTGGTAGGCGCGTATGGGTCCTGTAGATTCAAACATAGCGCCGACCACTCAAGTCGCCGTCACCCATTCGACCACGTAGAGTACGTGCAAGGTCGCATCGTTTCGCTGTGCGAACTTGATGGCCTGTTTCGCACGTTACGGGCGGATTTGCTTCCGTCGGTCGGAACCAGAATGTCATCGAAGTCGTGCGTGTCGTCCATACCTACTGAGCGTAGTACACATCTCATCCATTACCATTTCTTCACTCGAGTGCGAAAACCCACTTCGAACGACGTTGTCGGGCTCCGTCCGACTGTCTGAGAGATCTTTGATCCCTCTCTGTTTATGGCGAAGAAAAGCTCACCCCAAGACTTTACATCGTATTGCGAGTTTATCCTCCATGACCTCAGGGCTGGATCCGACGGAGGAATACGACGGTTCGATCACTGTTCGACTCTTAGATGACCACACTGGAACGGAGAACGTCAACTGCTCCTCGTACGAAGAAGCGATTGAGGTCGTCAAAGCGAACCAGTATTCGGTCACAGCTGCAAAGATCGAAGATCGAGATAATAATATCGTATTCACGTCCACTGATATGGACATCGATGACTGGGAAAGTGTCTGGCGACAGGAGAGACTCCGTCAGTCTGTCAACGTAGACGAGTACGACTGTCCCTACGATAGCATTTCGTGTTTTGCTGACGACTTATGTGTTCAATGCAAAATAGATAAAGTGCAAAATCAGTATTGATCGAATTTAGCTCTCTCACCCGTACAAGTGCAACCAAGAAACGAAAGAGTTCCTCGACCCAGAACGGACCGGAGTGTCTTCTGGACGCCCTGCCGAACCACTGTGAATTGATACTTTCGACCACAATAGTTAGCAACCAGACGAGTGAGTATCACGTATGGGGAGCGACTGTCATTCACGAGCACGAGGAATCTTGCTGGGACTCGCATGTGGGGACGCGCTCGGACGCCCAGTAGAATTCCAAGGGCCAGAGCGAATTGAACGAACACACGGTCGGGTTACTGAAATGCTCGCTCACGGGACTCATGGGCAGCCTGCAGGGACGATCACCGATGATACGGAGATGGCTCTTTGTATCGCCCGAAGTCTGGCAGAATACGATACATTTGAGCCAGAAGACGTCGCTGCCCGATTCGTTGACTGGAAGCAATCTGGACCGTTCGACATCGGGATTATGACCTCGAGTGCACTCCAACGAATCCAGAACGGCGAGTCGTGGGACGAAGCCGGCCAGCGTGAATGGGAAGCGAGCATGGAGGGGAGTAACGCCGGCAACGGCAGCCTGATGCGGTGTGCGCCGTACGCCATCGCGTATCGAAACGACCCTGCTGAACTCGTCGAGATCAGCCGGCAGTCGTCGGCGATCACCCACGCTGATCTGCGGTGTCAATGGAGTTGTGCGCTCTTCAACCGGACGCTCGCGAATCTTATGACTGATGTCGAACGGCCGCTCGAAACAGTCCTGGATGATATTGGATCGAAACTCCCCGACGACGTTCGGAACGTCGTTGAACCAGTCACCGCCGCTCGCCGCGGCGAACCAGTGGACATCTCTCTCGAGAACTCAGGATATGTCGTCACGACGCTCCAAACAGGCCTGTATCACGGACTGACCGCCGAGACTGCTGAAGACGCGATCGTCGACGCAGTGATGATGGGTGGCGATACGGATACGATCGGTGCCGTCACCGGCGCAGTTGCAGGTGCCCGGTTCGGAGCGGGTGCACTGCCTGAGCGATGGCGAACAGCGATCGACGAAGCCGACGAACTGCGTCGATTGGCGACTGATCTAATCGAACGATAGCGCGCCTACCCGCCAACGGGGTGGTGTCCAATGCACTACCTCCCGTCGGTCAGCGAGTCCACGGCAAGTACCACGCAAAACACCGATCCGCGTTACTCTTGAGAGAGTCGCCCCGGCGTCCAGTCGCCGTCGAACTCCTCGTGACGGAACGGCTTTGCATCCTCTCCAGCATACGTCCCGACGATCTGGCCATCACCCTCGAGGTGATACTTGTACGTCGTCAGACCCTCGAGACCGACTGGACCACGAGCGTGGATCTTGCCGGTGCTGATGCCAACCTCTGCACCGAGACCGAATCGGAAGCCGTCGCTAAAGCGCGTCGAGGCGTTGTGGAAAACGCTCGCCGAATCGAGACTTCGCATGAAGGTGCTGGCTCGGTCGGCGTCCTCGGTCACGATCGACTCCGTGTGCTTGGAACTGTACTCGGTGATGTGATCGATGGCGTCCTCGAGCGAGTCGACGACTTTGATCGAGAGGATGAGATCGCCGTACTCGGTCGACCAGTCCTCCTCGGTCGCTGCCTCCATCTCGACGATCGCACGCGACGCTTCGTCGCCACGCAGTTCGACGTCAGCGTCCTCGTAGCGGGCGACGATTTCGGGGAGGAACTCCTCGGCGACGTCCGCGTGGATCAGCAGCGTCTCGACGGCGTTACAGACGGCCGGATACTGGACTTTCGCGTCGTAGGCGATGTCGACGGCCATCTCGAGGTCGGCATCGTCGTCGACGAAGACGTGACAGACGCCTTCGGTATGGCCGAGCACGGGAATGCTCGTGTTGTCCTGGATGTAGCGGACGAACTCGGAGCTGCCACGTGGCATGAGCAGGTCGATCGAGTCGTCCATCTCGAGCATGGCGTTGACGTCTTCTCGGGCTTCGATGAGTTGGGCCCAGCCGTCGGGCTTGTCGGACGTGGCCTCCGCGATGATGTCGTAGAGCACCCGGTTCGAGTGGCTAGCTTCGCTGCCGCCTTTCAGCATGACGGCGTTGCCGGATTTGAGGCTGAGCGCAGCAATCTGGACCAGAGCATCGGGCCGGGACTCGAAGACGGTCCCGATGACGCCGATCGGGACGGCGACCTTGTACAGTTCGAGGTTGTCGTCGAGGCGTCGCGAGGTGAGTGTTTTCCCGAGTGGGTCGTCTTGGTCGGCGACACTTCTGACCATCTCGGTGATGGATTCGAGTTTCGATTCCGACAGCTTCAGGCGATCGACGAGCGCCTGACTGTACTCGCCTTCCTCGAGCAGCTTCTCGGCTTCCGCGACGTCTTTCTCGTTGGCCTCGAGGATCTCCTCGTGGCGTTCGTCGATCGCATCGGCGATCGCTCGCAGGCCCGCACTTCGTTCGTCGTCGTCGAGTTTCGCCAACTCGAGGGCGGCGGTCTGTGCCTCCTGAACTTTGGTTTCCGTTGTCTTCTCAGTCATCGATGACACCGTTGATGGGAAGGAATAACGTCCCCACGGGCTTGGCAGCAGCGATTTTCTCGAGGACGTCTTCCTCGGTCGACCTGGCGATAATGGCTGGAATGCCGTGCTCGCTAACGTCTCGTGCGCCTTTGACCTTCGTCTGGATGCCGCCGAACTGGGAACTCGAACTCTCGTCGATGATCGACTGTACTTCGTCGTAGTTCCGACCGACGGCCTCGATGCGTTCCGCGTCGGGATCTTCTTTCGGATTCCCGGTGTAGACGCCGCCGACGTCGGTGAGCGTAACTAGCAGGTCGACATCGACGCCGAGCGCGACCGACGACGAGAGCATATCGTTGTCGCCGATCCGAATCTCCTGCGTTGCGACCGCGTCGTTCTCGTTGATAATCGGGACGACACCCCACTCGAGGAGGGTTTCAATCGTGTTGTGGACGTTCGTAAACCGCTCGGGGTTCTCAAGGTCGTGTTGGGTGAGCAAGAGCTGGGCGACTTTCCGGTCGTAGCGCTCGAAACTCTCCGTATAGCGTCGCATGAGGTGGCTCTGACCGACGGTCGCCAGCGCCTGCGACTCCTCGACGGTCTCGCCGGTGTAGCCGATCCGTCCCACGCCTGCACCAA belongs to Natronorubrum aibiense and includes:
- a CDS encoding glutamate-5-semialdehyde dehydrogenase; the protein is MTEKTTETKVQEAQTAALELAKLDDDERSAGLRAIADAIDERHEEILEANEKDVAEAEKLLEEGEYSQALVDRLKLSESKLESITEMVRSVADQDDPLGKTLTSRRLDDNLELYKVAVPIGVIGTVFESRPDALVQIAALSLKSGNAVMLKGGSEASHSNRVLYDIIAEATSDKPDGWAQLIEAREDVNAMLEMDDSIDLLMPRGSSEFVRYIQDNTSIPVLGHTEGVCHVFVDDDADLEMAVDIAYDAKVQYPAVCNAVETLLIHADVAEEFLPEIVARYEDADVELRGDEASRAIVEMEAATEEDWSTEYGDLILSIKVVDSLEDAIDHITEYSSKHTESIVTEDADRASTFMRSLDSASVFHNASTRFSDGFRFGLGAEVGISTGKIHARGPVGLEGLTTYKYHLEGDGQIVGTYAGEDAKPFRHEEFDGDWTPGRLSQE
- the proB gene encoding glutamate 5-kinase encodes the protein MSKGTEIDAGEVDQARQLAADADRVIVKAGTNSLTDEESNLDDEKLDKLVDDLADLLERGKEVILVSSGAVGAGVGRIGYTGETVEESQALATVGQSHLMRRYTESFERYDRKVAQLLLTQHDLENPERFTNVHNTIETLLEWGVVPIINENDAVATQEIRIGDNDMLSSSVALGVDVDLLVTLTDVGGVYTGNPKEDPDAERIEAVGRNYDEVQSIIDESSSSQFGGIQTKVKGARDVSEHGIPAIIARSTEEDVLEKIAAAKPVGTLFLPINGVIDD
- a CDS encoding ADP-ribosylglycohydrolase family protein; the protein is MGSDCHSRARGILLGLACGDALGRPVEFQGPERIERTHGRVTEMLAHGTHGQPAGTITDDTEMALCIARSLAEYDTFEPEDVAARFVDWKQSGPFDIGIMTSSALQRIQNGESWDEAGQREWEASMEGSNAGNGSLMRCAPYAIAYRNDPAELVEISRQSSAITHADLRCQWSCALFNRTLANLMTDVERPLETVLDDIGSKLPDDVRNVVEPVTAARRGEPVDISLENSGYVVTTLQTGLYHGLTAETAEDAIVDAVMMGGDTDTIGAVTGAVAGARFGAGALPERWRTAIDEADELRRLATDLIER